One window of the Halobacillus litoralis genome contains the following:
- the nusG gene encoding transcription termination/antitermination protein NusG — MEKRWYVVHTYSGYENKVKTNLEKRVESMGMEDKIFRVLVPEDEEAEIKNGKRKIAKKKVFPGYVLAEMVMTDDSWYVVRNTPGVTGFVGSTGSGSKPIPLLEEEVETVLKRMGMNEQPKAEIDFEVKESVKVTEGPFANFTGAIEYIDTDKQKVKVHVNMFGRETPVELDFTQIEKL, encoded by the coding sequence ATGGAAAAAAGATGGTATGTTGTACACACCTATTCAGGTTATGAGAACAAAGTGAAAACGAACCTTGAGAAGCGTGTTGAATCTATGGGAATGGAAGATAAGATCTTCCGTGTCCTTGTCCCTGAGGACGAAGAAGCAGAGATAAAAAATGGAAAAAGGAAAATCGCTAAGAAGAAAGTGTTTCCTGGTTATGTGTTAGCTGAGATGGTCATGACAGACGACTCTTGGTATGTCGTACGCAACACACCGGGTGTGACTGGATTCGTAGGATCTACTGGATCCGGCTCAAAGCCGATCCCTCTCCTGGAAGAAGAAGTCGAAACGGTTCTTAAACGTATGGGCATGAACGAACAACCGAAAGCAGAGATAGACTTTGAGGTGAAGGAAAGCGTTAAGGTGACCGAGGGGCCGTTCGCCAACTTCACAGGTGCGATCGAGTATATCGATACTGACAAACAGAAAGTGAAAGTTCATGTCAACATGTTCGGCCGTGAAACCCCGGTAGAGTTAGACTTTACTCAAATCGAAAAATTATGA
- the sigH gene encoding RNA polymerase sporulation sigma factor SigH, with translation MSILQTEKSTSELDLSQLDDEAVVELINQGQVQALDYLINKYKNFVRAKARTYFLIGADREDIVQEGMIGLYKAIRDYREGKLSSFKAFAELCVTRQIITAIKTATRQKHIPLNSYVSLDKPIYDEESDRTLLDVIGGSKSIDPQELIVNKEKFSDMEEKMSELLSDLEKEVLTLYLDGQSYQEISAELDRHVKSIDNALQRVKRKLEKYLEINEITL, from the coding sequence GTGAGCATCTTACAAACAGAGAAAAGCACCAGCGAGTTGGATCTTAGCCAGCTTGATGACGAGGCAGTCGTAGAACTAATTAACCAAGGTCAGGTCCAAGCGCTCGATTATTTAATCAATAAGTACAAAAATTTTGTTCGCGCTAAAGCTCGAACATACTTTCTTATTGGTGCAGATCGTGAGGATATTGTGCAAGAAGGTATGATCGGTCTTTATAAAGCCATTCGTGATTATAGAGAGGGGAAGCTCTCTTCTTTCAAAGCTTTTGCAGAATTATGTGTCACCCGTCAAATTATTACCGCAATTAAAACCGCCACTAGACAGAAACACATCCCTTTGAATTCCTACGTTTCTTTGGACAAGCCTATTTATGATGAAGAGTCGGATCGAACGTTGCTTGATGTCATAGGTGGTTCAAAGTCAATCGACCCACAAGAATTAATTGTAAACAAAGAAAAATTTTCTGACATGGAAGAGAAGATGTCGGAATTGTTAAGTGACCTGGAAAAAGAGGTCCTCACCCTTTACTTGGACGGGCAATCCTATCAGGAAATTTCGGCAGAACTGGATAGACACGTAAAATCTATTGATAACGCTTTACAACGTGTGAAGCGGAAACTCGAGAAGTATTTGGAAATCAATGAAATCACTCTATGA
- the rplK gene encoding 50S ribosomal protein L11: protein MAKKVINVVKLQIPAGKANPAPPVGPALGQAGINIMGFCKEFNARTQEEAGTIIPVEITVYEDRSFTFVTKTPPAAVLLKKAAGVESGSGEPNRNKVASVKRDQVREIAETKMPDLNAADVEAAMRMVEGTARSMGITIED, encoded by the coding sequence GTGGCTAAAAAAGTTATTAATGTAGTAAAGCTTCAAATCCCTGCGGGTAAAGCAAACCCAGCGCCACCAGTAGGACCGGCACTAGGTCAAGCGGGTATTAATATCATGGGTTTCTGTAAAGAGTTTAACGCTCGTACCCAGGAAGAAGCTGGTACGATTATTCCAGTTGAAATCACGGTTTATGAGGACCGTTCCTTTACATTCGTTACAAAAACTCCACCTGCTGCTGTTCTTCTCAAGAAAGCGGCTGGAGTCGAGTCAGGTTCTGGTGAACCGAACCGTAACAAAGTAGCTTCTGTGAAGCGCGATCAAGTTCGCGAAATCGCAGAAACTAAAATGCCTGATTTGAACGCTGCTGACGTTGAAGCTGCAATGCGTATGGTCGAAGGTACTGCGCGCAGCATGGGAATCACAATCGAAGACTAA
- the rpmG gene encoding 50S ribosomal protein L33, translating to MRKKIILSCTECLSRNYSSYKNQSNQSERFEVRKFCKKCGSHTLHRETK from the coding sequence ATGCGAAAAAAAATTATACTATCCTGTACGGAATGTTTAAGTCGAAACTACAGTTCATATAAAAATCAATCCAATCAGTCCGAACGTTTTGAGGTCCGCAAGTTTTGTAAGAAATGTGGATCGCATACGTTACATCGTGAGACGAAATAG
- the rplA gene encoding 50S ribosomal protein L1 encodes MAKKTKKQQELQKLVERTKAYDVQEAIKLVQETAKANFDETVEAAFRLGVDPKKADQQIRGAMVLPHGTGKSQRVLVFAKGEKAKEAEAAGADYVGEQDLINKINQGWFDFDVVVATPDMMAEVGKLGRVLGPKGLMPNPKTGTVTFEVEKAVNEIKAGKVEYRVDKAANIHVPIGKASFDQEKLAENFAAITDTLVKAKPQASKGTYMRNAAVSSTMGPGIKVDVSGYTK; translated from the coding sequence ATGGCTAAAAAAACGAAAAAGCAACAAGAACTTCAAAAGCTTGTTGAGCGTACAAAAGCTTATGATGTACAAGAAGCGATCAAGCTTGTTCAAGAAACAGCTAAAGCAAACTTTGATGAAACTGTCGAAGCAGCATTCCGTTTGGGTGTAGACCCTAAGAAAGCGGACCAACAAATCCGCGGTGCAATGGTGCTTCCGCATGGTACAGGTAAATCACAGCGTGTGCTTGTCTTTGCTAAAGGTGAAAAAGCTAAAGAGGCAGAAGCAGCAGGTGCTGACTACGTAGGTGAACAAGACCTGATCAACAAAATCAACCAAGGCTGGTTCGATTTTGATGTCGTAGTAGCTACTCCTGATATGATGGCTGAAGTTGGTAAATTGGGCCGTGTGCTTGGACCAAAAGGTCTTATGCCAAACCCTAAAACAGGCACTGTAACCTTTGAAGTTGAAAAAGCAGTAAATGAAATCAAAGCAGGTAAAGTTGAATACCGCGTTGATAAAGCTGCTAACATCCACGTTCCGATCGGAAAAGCATCTTTCGATCAGGAAAAACTGGCTGAAAACTTCGCAGCTATTACAGACACGCTTGTTAAAGCTAAGCCTCAAGCATCTAAGGGGACTTATATGCGTAACGCTGCTGTTTCATCTACGATGGGACCTGGAATCAAAGTAGACGTTTCTGGTTACACGAAGTAA
- the secE gene encoding preprotein translocase subunit SecE — MFKFFKNVAREMKKVSWPKSQELTRYTITVLFTVAFVAVFFAIVDLGISQVLELIAKE, encoded by the coding sequence ATGTTTAAGTTTTTCAAGAATGTAGCTCGAGAGATGAAGAAGGTGAGTTGGCCTAAGAGTCAGGAATTGACTCGATACACGATCACTGTTCTTTTCACCGTGGCTTTCGTAGCTGTATTCTTTGCTATTGTAGATCTCGGGATTTCTCAGGTGCTTGAACTCATCGCTAAAGAATAG
- a CDS encoding Mini-ribonuclease 3, translating into MAMTNVKQMKSLALAYMGDSVYELYVRHHLLKSGEVKPQHLHQAAVQFVSAVSQAKVVQVWQEEKLLTEEEEGVLRRGRNAKSGSVPKNTNVQTYRYSTAFEAVLGFLYLSGQTERLETLINHAIKNVEERSGV; encoded by the coding sequence ATGGCTATGACAAACGTCAAACAGATGAAAAGTCTCGCTCTCGCCTATATGGGCGATTCCGTCTACGAGCTTTATGTGCGACACCACCTTTTAAAGTCCGGAGAAGTCAAGCCGCAACACCTTCATCAGGCTGCCGTTCAATTCGTATCGGCTGTCTCTCAAGCAAAGGTCGTTCAGGTTTGGCAAGAAGAGAAGTTGCTGACAGAGGAAGAAGAAGGGGTGCTCCGTCGAGGGAGGAATGCGAAATCAGGTTCCGTTCCGAAGAATACGAATGTACAAACCTATCGTTATTCCACTGCTTTTGAAGCGGTGTTAGGATTTCTTTATTTATCAGGTCAAACAGAACGGCTGGAAACACTCATCAACCATGCGATAAAAAATGTAGAAGAAAGGAGCGGAGTATAA
- a CDS encoding NYN domain-containing protein → MNVLIVDGYNMIGAWPELQKLKEAELGQARDLLIEMMAEYQSYTGDRIMVVFDAYHVRGVEKKRKNYKVEVIFTKENETADERIEKLAGELNDVRTQVYVATSDYAEQRTIFGQGAFRKSARELYIEVKNIENQIEKDVESHNQIQYQSKIPIKKEVRELFEKWRRGDK, encoded by the coding sequence ATGAATGTTTTAATAGTCGATGGATATAACATGATTGGTGCATGGCCGGAACTTCAAAAGTTGAAAGAAGCAGAGCTCGGCCAAGCCCGTGATCTGCTCATAGAGATGATGGCTGAATACCAATCATATACCGGGGATCGGATTATGGTAGTTTTTGATGCTTACCACGTCCGGGGAGTTGAAAAAAAGCGGAAAAATTATAAAGTTGAAGTTATTTTCACAAAAGAAAATGAGACAGCTGACGAACGGATCGAAAAATTGGCAGGTGAGTTGAATGATGTGCGCACACAAGTATATGTGGCAACCTCGGACTATGCTGAACAAAGGACAATTTTCGGACAAGGGGCCTTTCGTAAATCCGCCCGTGAACTTTATATTGAAGTGAAAAACATAGAAAACCAGATTGAAAAGGACGTAGAGAGCCATAATCAAATCCAATATCAATCGAAGATACCGATAAAAAAAGAAGTTAGGGAGCTCTTTGAGAAATGGCGCCGAGGAGATAAATAA
- a CDS encoding class I SAM-dependent methyltransferase: MSEHYYSKKTSTDSEEKTWAFQLRGHEFEFTTDHAVFSKREVDFGSRLLVEAFLAPDVDGDFLDLGCGYGPVGLAIAKDFDNRHVMMVDVNDRALNLARKNAVENGITNITVQESDRLQGVKDRRFASIITNPPIRAGKKVVHMMFEEAKEALLEQGELWVVIQKKQGAPSAKQKLEELFGNVDVVEKQKGYYILKAIRFD, encoded by the coding sequence ATGTCGGAGCATTATTACTCAAAGAAAACATCAACAGATAGTGAAGAAAAAACGTGGGCCTTCCAGTTAAGGGGTCATGAATTTGAATTCACGACGGATCACGCTGTTTTCTCTAAGCGGGAAGTGGACTTTGGTTCGCGCTTGTTGGTCGAAGCTTTTCTTGCACCGGATGTAGATGGAGATTTTCTTGATTTAGGTTGTGGCTATGGCCCGGTCGGACTGGCCATAGCTAAAGATTTTGACAATCGACACGTAATGATGGTCGATGTGAATGACCGCGCATTGAATTTAGCTCGCAAAAATGCAGTTGAAAATGGCATAACGAATATTACTGTGCAGGAGAGTGATCGGTTGCAGGGGGTAAAGGATCGTCGATTTGCTTCTATTATAACGAATCCTCCTATACGCGCAGGGAAGAAAGTCGTCCATATGATGTTTGAAGAGGCGAAAGAAGCTTTGCTTGAGCAAGGAGAGCTTTGGGTAGTCATTCAGAAAAAACAAGGGGCGCCGTCTGCTAAACAAAAGTTAGAAGAGTTGTTTGGTAATGTAGATGTGGTAGAAAAGCAAAAGGGATATTACATCCTGAAGGCTATAAGGTTTGACTAG
- the rlmB gene encoding 23S rRNA (guanosine(2251)-2'-O)-methyltransferase RlmB, giving the protein MNTEWIIGKNPVQEAIRSGRAINKVMVSEHLQYQAYKKLGQLAKEQGVLVQKVPKKKIDQLVDGNHQGIIASVAAYDYSDLDDLFAKAEEKGEAPFFIICDEIEDPHNLGSILRTADASGAHGVIIPKRRSVALTATVAKTSTGAIEYIPVARVTNLARTIDELKERFVWVVGTDAAGTEDYRQLDGKMPIALVIGSEGRGMSRLTKDKCDWTVSLPMAGEVTSLNASVAASLLMYEVFRKRNPVGE; this is encoded by the coding sequence ATGAATACAGAATGGATCATTGGGAAAAACCCTGTCCAGGAAGCCATACGGTCCGGGCGGGCGATTAATAAAGTGATGGTGTCTGAGCACCTTCAATACCAAGCTTATAAGAAACTGGGACAACTAGCGAAAGAACAAGGTGTACTTGTTCAAAAGGTACCGAAGAAAAAAATAGACCAATTGGTGGATGGGAACCACCAGGGAATTATCGCTTCTGTAGCAGCTTACGATTATAGCGATTTGGATGATTTATTTGCAAAAGCGGAGGAAAAGGGAGAGGCTCCTTTCTTCATCATTTGTGACGAAATCGAAGACCCTCACAACTTAGGATCGATTTTAAGGACAGCGGATGCGAGTGGAGCACATGGTGTCATCATTCCGAAACGGCGTTCTGTTGCTTTGACAGCTACTGTCGCTAAGACATCAACCGGAGCTATTGAATATATCCCTGTAGCCAGGGTTACGAATTTAGCTCGAACGATTGATGAATTGAAAGAACGTTTTGTCTGGGTGGTCGGTACAGATGCAGCTGGGACTGAGGATTACCGTCAGCTTGACGGAAAGATGCCGATCGCACTCGTTATTGGAAGTGAAGGTCGAGGCATGAGCCGCTTGACGAAGGATAAATGCGACTGGACTGTGAGTTTACCCATGGCAGGAGAAGTTACCTCCCTGAATGCTTCTGTTGCTGCCTCTCTACTGATGTATGAAGTCTTCAGGAAGCGTAACCCTGTTGGTGAATAA
- the gltX gene encoding glutamate--tRNA ligase: protein MSNEVRVRYAPSPTGNLHIGNARTALFNYLYAKNAGGKMVIRIEDTDEKRNVVGGEQSQLNYLKWLGVEWDESADLGGEYGPYRQMERLDIYKKHVDELLERGLAYKCYMTSEELEAEREAQMARGEAPKYSGAHRDLTEEQVSQFEAEGREPSIRIRVPENHTYTFNDIVREDITFESSDFGDWVIVKQNGTPTYNFAVAIDDYMMDITHVLRGEEHISNTPKQMMVYEAFGWEPPKFGHMTLILNEDRKKLSKRDEHILQFIEQYKNLGYLPEALFNFITLLGWSPVGEEEIFTQEKLVEIFDADRLSTSPAVFDAAKLKWMNNQYIKASDFEKVVDLALPHLVEAGRLPEGMTEEDRKWARELIGLYQEQLSYGAEIVELTDLFFKQEIEYNDAAMEVLEGEQVPEVLETFKENLQELEEFTPENIKAQIKAVQKETGHKGKKLFMPVRVATTGQTHGPELPNAIHLLGLETVTVRLNDVLNKLQA from the coding sequence ATGTCAAACGAAGTTCGTGTGCGCTATGCGCCAAGTCCAACAGGGAACCTCCACATAGGTAATGCGAGAACTGCCCTGTTCAATTATCTGTATGCTAAAAACGCGGGTGGTAAGATGGTGATCCGTATTGAAGATACAGATGAAAAGCGAAATGTAGTAGGAGGAGAACAGAGTCAGCTCAATTACCTGAAATGGTTAGGGGTCGAATGGGATGAAAGTGCCGATTTAGGTGGTGAATATGGACCTTACCGCCAAATGGAACGACTTGATATTTACAAAAAACACGTAGATGAATTGCTCGAACGCGGGCTTGCTTATAAATGTTATATGACGTCTGAAGAACTGGAAGCTGAACGTGAAGCCCAGATGGCCCGCGGAGAAGCACCTAAATATTCAGGGGCTCACCGTGACCTGACCGAGGAACAAGTTTCCCAGTTTGAAGCGGAGGGTCGCGAACCGAGCATCCGTATTCGTGTACCAGAAAACCACACCTACACCTTCAATGATATTGTTAGAGAAGATATCACCTTCGAATCCAGTGACTTTGGAGATTGGGTCATCGTTAAGCAAAACGGGACACCCACTTATAACTTCGCTGTAGCGATCGACGATTACATGATGGACATCACTCATGTACTACGCGGGGAAGAGCATATCTCTAACACTCCTAAGCAAATGATGGTTTATGAAGCTTTTGGATGGGAGCCGCCTAAGTTTGGCCACATGACCCTGATCCTTAATGAAGACCGTAAAAAATTAAGCAAACGTGATGAGCATATTCTGCAATTTATCGAACAGTATAAGAATCTTGGTTACTTGCCAGAAGCTTTGTTCAACTTCATCACTTTGCTCGGATGGTCACCGGTAGGCGAAGAAGAGATCTTCACACAGGAAAAATTGGTTGAAATCTTTGATGCAGATCGTCTGTCTACATCTCCGGCTGTGTTTGATGCAGCGAAATTGAAGTGGATGAACAATCAATACATCAAAGCTTCGGATTTTGAAAAAGTAGTCGACCTTGCTCTTCCTCATTTAGTGGAAGCCGGGCGTTTACCTGAAGGGATGACAGAAGAGGACCGCAAATGGGCCAGGGAATTGATTGGTCTTTACCAGGAGCAATTGAGCTATGGTGCTGAAATCGTAGAACTCACGGATTTGTTTTTCAAACAAGAAATTGAATATAATGATGCAGCGATGGAAGTATTAGAAGGTGAACAAGTGCCAGAAGTACTTGAAACTTTCAAGGAAAATCTCCAGGAGCTAGAAGAATTCACACCAGAAAATATCAAAGCTCAAATAAAAGCAGTGCAAAAGGAAACTGGCCACAAAGGTAAGAAACTGTTCATGCCCGTTCGAGTAGCTACCACTGGACAGACTCATGGACCGGAGCTGCCGAATGCGATTCATTTACTTGGTTTAGAGACAGTAACCGTCCGCTTAAACGATGTATTGAATAAATTACAAGCTTAA
- the cysS gene encoding cysteine--tRNA ligase, whose product MAINIYNTLTRRKEPFQPLEEGKVKMYVCGPTVYNYIHIGNARPAIVFDTVRRYFEYRGYDVHYVLNFTDVDDKLIKAANEMGEGVTDIANRFITAYKEDVGALGVKEAVDHPRVTENMDEIISFINGLVEKGYAYEAGGDVYFRTRSFDNYGKLSQQSVDELQSGARIEVGDKKEDPLDFTLWKEAKDGEISWDSPWGGGRPGWHIECSAMAKKYLGETIDIHAGGQDLTFPHHENEIAQSEAHNGQSFAKYWMHNGYINIDNEKMSKSLGNFILAHDLVKKHDPQVIRFFMLSVQYRHPINFSDELLKGAKSSFDRIKNAYENIKHRKQTSLSLDDGQSAWITKIDGFKEQFIKEMDDDFNTANAISVLFDLTKNANLYLQEQQTHHKVLEAFERTFEELTRVLGLELVVQDELLDEEVDALIEERKQARKDRNFERADQIRDELKDKNIILEDTSQGTRWKRG is encoded by the coding sequence ATGGCTATTAATATATATAACACTTTGACTCGCAGAAAAGAGCCGTTTCAACCACTGGAAGAGGGTAAGGTGAAAATGTATGTATGCGGGCCTACAGTTTATAACTATATTCATATAGGGAATGCCCGCCCCGCCATCGTTTTCGATACAGTCCGCCGTTATTTTGAGTATCGTGGTTATGACGTCCATTATGTGCTCAACTTCACAGATGTAGATGACAAATTAATCAAGGCTGCTAACGAAATGGGGGAAGGTGTCACAGATATTGCCAACCGTTTCATCACAGCTTATAAAGAGGATGTCGGGGCCCTCGGGGTCAAAGAAGCTGTCGATCACCCTCGAGTGACTGAAAACATGGATGAGATCATCAGCTTCATCAATGGTTTGGTAGAGAAAGGTTATGCATATGAAGCGGGAGGAGATGTCTATTTCCGCACCCGTTCTTTTGACAATTATGGGAAGCTGTCCCAGCAATCCGTCGATGAACTTCAATCAGGAGCACGAATTGAAGTGGGAGATAAAAAAGAGGACCCTCTGGATTTCACTTTATGGAAAGAAGCAAAAGATGGAGAAATATCCTGGGATAGTCCGTGGGGCGGCGGACGTCCTGGTTGGCACATTGAGTGCTCGGCTATGGCTAAAAAATATTTAGGGGAAACGATTGACATTCATGCAGGAGGTCAAGACCTCACCTTCCCACACCATGAAAACGAAATCGCCCAATCTGAAGCTCACAACGGGCAGTCTTTCGCCAAATACTGGATGCATAACGGATACATCAATATCGATAACGAGAAAATGTCTAAATCCTTAGGAAACTTCATTTTGGCTCATGACCTTGTGAAGAAACATGACCCACAAGTCATTCGGTTCTTCATGTTGAGCGTACAGTATCGACATCCGATCAATTTCAGCGATGAATTGCTAAAAGGTGCGAAGAGCAGCTTCGATCGTATTAAAAATGCCTACGAAAACATCAAACATCGTAAACAGACAAGTTTAAGCTTGGACGACGGGCAAAGTGCTTGGATCACTAAAATTGATGGGTTCAAAGAACAATTCATCAAAGAAATGGATGATGACTTTAATACAGCGAATGCTATCTCAGTGTTATTTGATTTAACTAAGAATGCCAACCTCTACTTGCAGGAGCAGCAAACACACCATAAAGTGCTGGAGGCGTTTGAGAGAACATTTGAAGAACTTACTCGTGTTCTTGGACTTGAACTTGTGGTTCAAGATGAATTATTGGATGAAGAAGTCGATGCTCTTATCGAAGAACGTAAGCAAGCTCGAAAAGACCGTAACTTTGAAAGGGCAGACCAAATCCGTGATGAATTGAAAGATAAAAACATCATTCTAGAGGATACGTCTCAAGGGACGAGATGGAAGCGGGGCTGA
- the cysE gene encoding serine O-acetyltransferase, giving the protein MGLLKMFKEDVDVVFDQDPAARSYIEVILTYSGLHAIWSHRVAHACHKRKFFFLARIISQLSRFLTGIEIHPGAKIGRRFFIDHGMGVVIGETCEIGDNVTIFQGVTLGGTGKEKGKRHPTLLDNSLVATGAKVLGSITIGEHSKVGAGSVVLKDVPDNSTVVGIPGHVVIQDGKKVQKKDLDHHKLPDPVYDRLDYLEKEISQLREELKEEKGVNQNGY; this is encoded by the coding sequence ATGGGGCTTTTAAAAATGTTTAAAGAAGATGTCGATGTGGTGTTCGACCAGGATCCTGCTGCTCGTTCTTATATTGAAGTGATATTGACATATTCCGGTTTACACGCCATTTGGTCGCACCGGGTGGCTCATGCTTGTCACAAGCGGAAGTTTTTCTTTTTAGCAAGGATCATTTCACAATTAAGCCGATTTCTGACTGGGATTGAAATTCATCCTGGAGCGAAAATAGGGCGCCGATTTTTTATCGACCACGGCATGGGGGTCGTCATTGGAGAAACGTGTGAGATAGGTGACAATGTTACGATCTTCCAAGGAGTAACACTTGGGGGAACGGGAAAAGAAAAGGGAAAAAGACATCCGACACTTTTGGATAATTCATTGGTAGCTACAGGGGCGAAAGTGCTCGGATCTATCACCATAGGGGAGCATTCCAAAGTGGGCGCAGGCTCTGTTGTCTTGAAAGACGTTCCCGATAATTCAACTGTTGTGGGGATACCGGGGCACGTCGTCATTCAAGATGGAAAGAAAGTTCAGAAGAAAGATTTGGATCACCACAAATTGCCTGACCCGGTTTATGACCGCCTGGACTATCTCGAGAAAGAGATCAGCCAGCTACGTGAAGAACTAAAAGAAGAAAAAGGAGTGAACCAGAATGGCTATTAA
- the rplJ gene encoding 50S ribosomal protein L10, which produces MSSVIEQKKQVVSELADKFRNSKSAVLVDYRGLDVSEVTELRSQLREAGVEFKVYKNTMTRRAVDEVELSELNEVLQGPTALAFHEDDAVAPAKILNNFAKDHDNLEIKGGVVEGQVATLEQIKELANLPNYEGLVSMFLSVLQAPIRNFAYATQAIADQKEEESA; this is translated from the coding sequence ATGAGCAGTGTTATCGAACAAAAGAAGCAGGTTGTATCTGAGTTGGCTGACAAGTTCCGCAATAGTAAATCTGCTGTACTAGTAGATTACCGCGGTCTTGATGTATCAGAAGTTACAGAACTTCGAAGTCAATTGCGTGAAGCGGGCGTTGAGTTCAAAGTGTATAAAAACACAATGACGCGCCGTGCTGTAGACGAAGTTGAACTTAGTGAGCTTAATGAAGTGCTTCAAGGCCCGACAGCCTTGGCATTCCATGAAGACGATGCAGTAGCACCGGCAAAAATTCTTAACAACTTCGCTAAAGATCACGATAACCTTGAAATTAAAGGTGGAGTAGTTGAAGGACAAGTTGCAACTCTTGAACAAATCAAAGAACTTGCAAACCTTCCAAACTACGAAGGTCTTGTATCTATGTTCCTAAGCGTACTACAAGCGCCTATCCGCAACTTCGCATATGCTACGCAGGCGATCGCGGATCAAAAAGAAGAAGAAAGCGCGTAA
- the rplL gene encoding 50S ribosomal protein L7/L12 translates to MSNEQIIEAIKEMSVLELNDLVKAIEDEFGVSAAAPVAAGAPAAGGEAAEEQTEFNVMLESAGSSKIKVVKAVREITGLGLKDAKELVDGAPSAVKEGIAKEEAEEIKSQLEEAGATVELK, encoded by the coding sequence ATGTCTAACGAACAAATTATCGAAGCGATCAAAGAAATGTCAGTTCTTGAGCTTAACGACCTAGTTAAAGCAATTGAAGATGAATTTGGTGTATCTGCTGCAGCTCCAGTTGCTGCTGGCGCGCCTGCTGCAGGTGGCGAAGCTGCTGAAGAACAAACTGAATTCAACGTAATGCTAGAATCTGCTGGAAGCTCTAAAATCAAAGTGGTTAAAGCAGTACGCGAAATCACTGGTCTTGGTCTTAAAGACGCGAAAGAGCTTGTTGATGGAGCTCCAAGTGCAGTTAAAGAAGGCATTGCTAAAGAAGAAGCTGAAGAGATCAAATCTCAGCTTGAAGAAGCAGGCGCAACTGTCGAACTTAAGTAA